The Scylla paramamosain isolate STU-SP2022 chromosome 32, ASM3559412v1, whole genome shotgun sequence sequence ACGTCAAGGTATGAACAGCACAGGTAAGAGAACTCTAGGCCGTCAAGTGGTCAGCAGGTAAACCCGCGGCTATTCATCTGGCAAGCAGGTAAATCCAGGCTTACTCTCGCGGTCTGACTCATTATATTACTGTTGATCTTGGGATGTGGTGCACTTTGCTCTTTTTGAAGCAATGGACTTTACTCTTCTTGGAAATCAGCTCCTTTGAATATACTTTACTGTTttgggaaattctctctctcctttttttttttttttatacactttAAAGTCTTTTGAGAAGTTCACTTTTTCCAGGGTTTTGGGGGTGGAGATTAACAAATAAATGCATAATACACATTACTTTTTGTAATCCCTTCTTTTTAATACACTGCtcttttgaatatatatatatatatatatatatatatatatatatatatatatatatatatatatatatatatatatatatatatatatatatatatatatatatatatatatatatatatatatttgaatatatatatatatatatatatatatatatatatatatatatatatatatatatatatatatatatatatatatatatatatatatatatatatatatatatatatatatatatatatatatatatatatatatatatatatatatatatatatatatatatatatatatatatatatatatatatatatatatatatatatatatatatatatatacatcaaaaatatatatgttcaAAAGAACAGtgtattaaatatatatatatatatatatatatatatatatatatatatatatatatatatatatatatatatatatatatatatatatatatatatatatatatatatgaattggGAGATGCGAATTGATAACTgctttttatgttcttaatgaATTTCCTTTGTAGCCTTTGATTATCCCAatcttacaaaaataaatgaataagacgCTTACAGGATATCGGTCTCTGCTAGCTTGCCACAAATGGGCTGATTGTCAATTTAAGTTCTTTGCTATATTATGGTCTTCTGACGAGGATGAGGTCTGTGTCTGGTCTCAGGGACTTTAATGGACGCTCGGTAATCAAAATCCAGGCCGTAATAATTAAAGAACTAATAGAACCTGGTGCATCTGTGCTTCGTCTTCAGAATCCGATCGAATTATTCAAATATAGATGTTGGCAACGATTGAAATACTGGTGAGTTTAATTGCTCAAAAATCACGAGTTGCAAAAttccaatgattttttttttttttttgtcagactTTATTTTATAACAAGTGAAGTGGCTTcatctgtagagagagagaaaaaaaaaaaaaaaacaggtgaagTAAATCATTCCAGCAGGGAGTGCAGCAGGGCGACGACACCTGGCTGAAAGGCGAGTCCCTGATCTTCGTCGATACAGTGCTGTGCTCAAAACGTCGCATCGCAAAAGGAACATTGTACTTATATCAATTCCtcgtcttgattttttttttgtttttaagtgACAGAAGGGTTTTCTAACATTTTGATACACGTTAGCTTCAATGTTATGCCCTCCTCGTTCTTTTTAGATTACAACAGCGAAACTTTCCTGTCCTTTTGTCTCGTCTCAGAGGACTTGCAACTTCTTTACTGACCATTTGTAGTTCTCAAGTCGGTCACAATGTCTAATTcgcttctattttctttcacctgGACCACCGCACTGAGTGAATAGCCACGACCACGAGggacaaaacagacaaacaaacaataataataataataatgacaatagtgTACGAAGGAACTGCTCGTCGGTATTCAAAAAACAGtttaaggagaaggaaagttttcacgaacgaacgaacgaacgaacacaGATCGTCACTCCCAGCAACCCTCCAGGACTAGTCTTGTTATCAATCGTTATAAATATTCTCTACCGACTCTATATCCTaacaaatcatatatatatatatatatatatatatatatatatatatatatatatatatatatatatatatatatatatatatatatatatatatatacgtacacatGTATACCCACGGACGCACGCATACACAGatgtacacatacataatcCAAATACAGATAAAGCTATGTGCACGCTTAGAAACatgtctttattttgttttcaaccTTTTTAATCGAGTATTTTTAGGGACCTTTTCTTTACAACGAGTCATAACATACTTACACGTCGTATGTACACCTCAGCGGCAGCGACACGATACTGAAGAGACCAGCGTGTGCAGCCAACCTTTTGTAAGTCAAGAGTGTATGGCCCGCAGTTTGGAACGCTTCGGGCTCCCATTGGGACTGTTTTCAAACGCAGCAGAGATCATCAGATGGGGTCTCATGagtgttattttcttctgttgttaaactatcaatagaatcatgaaaacaacactgaaaatccAAATAATTTTCACTGGAGCCTGATTAAATTAGTCGAGATGAGACGCTGAATTAGAGAATGCGATCCTGTGAACCATCACTCGTTGCTGCAGGAAAGAGGCggaagtggcggtggtgggtgacggtggtggtgctggtagtgtaACGAACTGAAAATCGTCACGCCACAGAACCCATATAAAACTGATATAACCAGATTATTAaagacatttttccttctattttgaACCAGCAAAGAAAGGTCATCCCTGAAACAATGTACATGAAGTGCTACTGTTAACTGCACTACGACCTCCCTCACAAGACGGGACTTTTAGTAATTTGAATATCATCTCCATTCATCTTCAACCGCTGCATCGCTACATAGAGGGAAATTATTACAGTGCTTGTATTTAATCAGTAATTCTTGAGAGAGTACAGACAAAGGACAAAAACAGACCAGTATTATGGCATGTATAACTGTTGTGGCGGAAGTTCCTTCTTTCCAACGGGACTTAGATACTCGTACATCACATTATAATTCTCCAACTTCCGCTATGCCATATCATGTTACACCacttgtttccctttgtgttttgGATTATTATACTCTCAAAAGTGGCCAGTTAAGTACACACACTCATTTCCTTCCACACAGAGCGTTAGTTCAAACTGATGAGCGCATAACATTTAATTACGGTGACGTTTTTGTGAGAATGACCACCCCGTGACGTCTTCCAGTACGCTGCAGCGGTGGGCACCGAGaagccaccgccgccgccgccaccgctacCTCTCCTCCCGacataaagaaacaataacaacaaaacataacaaaGCTGCGGAAGTCACTCAGTCCACATGTGTAGAGTGTGatacaagaaaaaagtaataacggTAAtgatactaatatatatatatatatatatatatatatatatatatatatatatatatatatatatatatatatatatatatatatatatatatatatatatatatataattttttttttacacatgagAACCTCAGTGTTTCTTataactgttctctctctctctctctctctctctctctctctctctctctctctctctctctctctctctctctctctctctcgtaaaagcATGCTATGCGAGACGATGCAAAATGACAAcgaatataaaaataattatgataGGTGCGAAGTTGAAAACATACgtcataaaaaataacaaaacaaaaatttatGTAAAAAATTAATTTCCATTTGCAAATTCCGCATGAATAGACgggaaaagaggaataataaataaataaggaaaagaagaatgaaattgCGCATTATACTGGTACTACTacgaaaaattatgaaaataatataGTCATTTAGAAAAGGacaagagataatgaaaatatataaaaaaatatatataaacacacacacaaaacacacacacacacaaaaaaaaagaagaaaaactaaaacaatacctgtcagaagtaaagaaaataaatatgaaaaaaatacgtagCATCCTTCCTCTTGATATTTTCAGCCTTAATGTATCACGTGCCAGCTTTAGAATACTGGGCTTCACTCCGCAGGCCAGACTTAGGTGgcgacttgagagagagagagagagagagagagagagagagagagagagagagagagagagagagagagagagagagagagagagagagagagagagagagagagagagagagagagagtaaaattattgttctcTTCCTATTCCGTGTTGGTTCTACAGtgatatcatcattatcgtttgAAATGAACACTTGAGGAGAGGAACAACAGgaatgaaaggataaaaaaggaaaagtaagtcttgcaaaggaatgaaatgtttaacgccgcgaggaggaggaggaggaggaggagaaaagaacaagaggaaaaagaacaaaaacaagaagaacaggaacaaaaagcagaagcagaataagaataagaatatggTTTCAAGTCTTATGACAGTGGAAATGTTTATTACATagaagaatataaatgaaaattaaaaaagaacgTTAACATGAAgcagatgatgaagaagaagaacaagaacaagaacaagaaggttTAAAGTTTTACGACACTGATAAAGTTTATCgtacagaataataaaaaaaagatgaataagaataagaattagTCCACAGTAgccaaaataaaagaagaaaataaaaaagcgcGCCATCTTTCGGTTAATGTTTGTCAGTTTTCCCTTTGTTCTTTACTTTCAACGTTTTCTACTGTTTAATTTCAGAGGTGTTATGTTTCAAGTTTCAGTACATATTTTACGAACACCAAATTGTCTACGTTTATGATACTTTTCCCACATTGCAGTTTCTGTCATACATCGCTCTTCTTGTAATTTCAATTTtcaactattctctctctctctctctctctctctctctctctctctctctctctctctctctctctctctctctctctctactctggTATATGGCCCGATTgcattaaatcaatcaatcaatcaatcagtcaatcaattagtcagccactctctctctctctctctctctctctctctctctctctctctctctctctctctctcttaacaacaCGAGGCTACGTACACGACAGACATAAGGACGAAAATAACACATAAAAACCTAAGAAAACCGACCAACGAACCACACCAAGCGACGACGAGGCAGGACGAGGACGCCCACGGCCACGTCCACGCCTCTTATCTGACGCAGGCGTGCAGGTGGTGGGAGCGGGCACACGCCTGCAGCTGGGTCATGGGATCGTGGGTCACCTCCCCTGTGGGCGTGGGAAGACCCGTGGTGGCGTCGTGTGTCACCCCaaccacgcccacgcccgcggcccctgggtggtggtggtggtgatggtgcgcGCTCACCATGGGCCCCCCGCGAACTGACTGTACCAGGGGGTCGAACTTGGGCTTCTCCACGTGTGCCAGGGAGTAGTCGCAGTAGCCAGCCTCCATGCCCCGCTCCATGCCTGCCGGCGAAGGAGCGTTAGGTCACATGGGGTCTGGGTCACGCCTGTTATTAGTAGTGGTGCTGATAtccattgctattattactggtATCTGTGGCGGATACTGAAGGTGATAAAGgcgataagaagaagaagaagaggaataataataataataataataataataataataataataataataataataataagaataagaataagaataataataataataataagaagaagagaaggaaaaagaaggaaaaaaaataaaaaatgatgtATGGAACGACTTCACATTTACATCCGCTTGagtggatgaagaaaaaaggaaaataatttaatCATATACTACATTACTACCAAGAAAAAACAATTGTGAAAATAATATCGTTGttcataaaaataaaggaaaacacgaaAGTCAGGGTGCAGTGCAGTGGTGTTGACAATGCCCTCTGTTAGTACTGGTGCCTGATGATGtatgttaaccctttgactgctatggGCGTCTTTTATCAACATTTAGAGCACTGTAATAAATTGCAAGGAtacaaagaaatatgaagaatatgACGTTAATTTAATCATTGCTAAGCTACATAACTACGGATTTCAAGAGACTAGTGGAAAAACAATTCATTTAAAAGTTGTATGCGAAAGATTAActggcagtgaaagagttaattaaGGGTTTGACTtcgttgtttttattcattcactatATCTTTATTCACAAGGCAAgccctaagaaaaaaaaaaacactcacaaaaagcCCGGCTGTCTCtcccataaaagaaaaagaatatcaaacaaaacacacacttggGTAATCTTGGTGATGTGGACTCATGATGAACATTGTTGTCTGATCTGTATAACAACATGCAGTCACTCATTTTGGTCTGCTGTCCATCATTCTGTCTCTAACGTATCTAAAGAATTAacaaaagattttatttattattttttttatatagaaaatTCAGGTCTTGTAGTACCAAAGAGCAACTGATTAGAGTCTAAGTCGGATACAGACAAGtatgtgaattattattattattattattattattattattattattattattattattattattattattattattattacttttttatattttcttatttttatttatttatttatttatatttttattcctccCATATTTCCCGCAGGCCTGAGTCTACGTAAAATGTTTACAGCATTTCACATAAATCTACAGGAATAAAAAACGTTCTGTGCCCTCTGGGTGCTTCCATTTTAGTAGTGTTTTTATAAAGTGGACAGAGGACTGGTTATGGAGTGAAAAATTACTTAATTTACGTGAAAGATTAAGTTTGATTAAAAATACATacgtatatattattattattattattattattattattattattattattattattattattattatcattattattattattattattgttattatcatcatcatttcttattatcgttatcattattatctttgctactattattattattactagtagtagtattaatattattagtagtagtagtagtagtagtagtttctctctctctctctctctctctctctctctctctctctctctctctctctctctctctctctctctctctctctcgctcgcgcgcgcgcgcgtgacAGTATTAACAAATACGCTAACCTTACTCTACAGcgtcaaataataaaaaaaagaaaaaaagaaaaaaagggaaaaaacatcAAATCCagtttttaattaagaaagcgAGGCGACGTTCCCTTTTGAGTGGAGATTGAGCTCAAAATCATACAATCCAGCCGCATTAACGCAGATCAAAGTAAGAGTGAAAAGTAGATGAAATAGTAAAGGTTGCAACACCTGCTTATAACCATCTGGAATGAAAGGTTAATGAGGGATTGAGCCTTACGCAACACCGACACTGGTCTGTACATCGTTAGTCACCTGTACACATGGTAGATAAATGTATCAgttctttcccttcacccttAACATCTGGAATATAATACGTGTCCTGTCTGCTGCCATGTGATCATGTTCGCTACACGGGCACCAGCTAAaccgggaagagagagagagagagagagagagagagagagagagagagagagagagagagagagagagagagagagagaagaaaaacactcataacaaatCATCACGAATACAAAAGACACGACCTGAACCAGAAGAAAAGAGGCAGAAAGCGTCGAACTCAAAACAGAGTGCCATTTTATATCATACAGATCCAGTAGGTAGAAATGTCACATATAAATTGCATTACTAACAGAAAACGAGTAATCCTCTACAGAAGCTGAAGACCGCGGCCCGAGAAGAATTCAGCAACCAAGACGAGGTCCGCCTCTTgtagtttccctttttttctagaTAACTTTTGGTAGTGTGTAACTTTTATAAGTGTCTTCATTTTTCAATACAGGTTATCGACCATTCCGCGTTGAATGCTAGTAAATGCTTTCCTGTATTGATCCTAATTGTTATGAAAATGTAGGTAAGACCGACACACTGACGAACCGAGCACTCTTGATAATATAGTTATGAGTGAGAAAAATGAGGTTGTGATATGATTTACAAaccaaaaatacgaaaatacaaggaaattcTGATTCTAAGTAGACCAAATGTGACGCACCAGTGGCATCTTAGTGGTGGTTGTGACCTAAACACACGTAACGTACTGCAGTATTGGTAACAACTCAACAAAACATCTAATTACCGATACAAGAACCACATGGAAATCACTAACTAGCAAATTACGTTGACTACAACACCCGACACATCCcagactaaagaaaagaaaacgtagcaTGATTGTAATTCGCTTACGCTAACTTACACCTTCCGAAAATTACCACTACAGATACAATCCACTGAaagcaagaataaaataaataaataaataaatgaaaaaagaacgaAGTCGTATCTCAACTGGATTAACTTGCAAAATACTTctaagacaaggaaaaaaaaaaacgcagtggAGTCGTAACTCATCAGGTTAAACTTGCAATATTGTatgaaaaccaagaaaaaaagcagCGTGGTCGTAATTCACCAAGACTAACCTGCAACATACCACCGTaactaagaaagaagaagaagaagaagaagaagaagaagaagaaacaagcagCGTGGTCGTAAATTaactaagaaagaaagaaaaaagaaagaaaaaataaaaagcagcgTTGTCGTAAATTAATCAGGTTGCGTATCTTGCAATATACTGAAGCTAAGACAAAACACTACCAGGTAACTCACCCAGATTGGCATTCATATTCTTGAGGTCGTCCTTCTGCATGGTGAGTGAGGAGGTGACGTGGTCGGGCAGGTAGTCGTAACCGAACTTGGCGAACTGCGAGTACGAGGCGAGGTCATACTGAGTGGCGGGCGGGGACGACCAGGTGACGTGTGGCGCCAGGAGGTgctgggcggcggcggcggccccAGGTGACCCAGTGGACCAGGCGGCCGCGGCTAaccgggggaggaggaaagagacagggtgaggaacacaaaggaacattaAGAAAGAATAAGCAACTTCTTTATGCGGCTGGCATTAAATGTGTTAttgaaagtgaaaatgaagaagaaaaataataataataataataataataataataataataataataagaagaagaagaagaaagatgatgatgataataataatgatgatgatgatgatgataatgatgatgacgacttccttattattattattattattattattattattattattattattattattattattattattattattactatgagtAGAGCAAAGTTTCCTGACAACACGGGGGGGAAGTATAAAACACCAGACTTTATAATTATTTGTTTGAATGGACAAGTTaccgttttctctctccaggTGATTAATTTGTGCATGAGTGAATAAATTAACGTGCGAATGCAAGATAAATGTATATTATGTGTATAATAATCCCTTAATAAATGCAGAAAGTTCAGTAGATGTGTAATATAACACAAATGAATGTAAATTACCTAAATACACTTGATTAATGTATCCATAAAtctagaggaaaatggagatgtATTCTAAATATACCTGaaaaatgtatgaatgtatggacaaatgtgtatgtataagtGTCTTAATACATGTAGAAATTAATATAacgataaatgaatgaatgaataaataacagaaacaaTACTCAACAGTAAGCATACGAGCAAGTCAATGAATAaatatacttgaaaaaaaatatgaatgtatgGACAGATATATCCTACAAGTGTCTTAATACGCAGAAAATCCATAcaaataatcaataaataaatcaacaaataagcaaacagtccaacaaataaatataaacaataaaaaatgcacttaaaaatgtatgaatgtatagACAAATATATCCTACAAGTGTCTTAGTACGTagaaaatcaaacaaataatCAATAAGTAAAGGGGcacataaacaaataatcaaTCAAGTAAGTATCCCCCAAAATATTCAGTCGTTCGATAAATAAACATACTTGAACAATGTATGAATGTACGAACAAACACCAGAATATCATACGTgtcttaataaataaataataagacaaacaaacaaacaaacaaataagaatcCAAATAacctaataaataaaatgaaacgaTCTAGAACAGCAGCAAATTTATaagtaaatgataaaaagaagtgtgataaacaaaaaaacaagaaataaattgAGTTATAATGCTCCATCGACAAGGTTATTATTACATCGCAGGTCGGGGCTACGGTGCCGCCCCCAGCCAGGATCGAACTGGGGACACTAAGCCGCCAGCCGAGCACTGTATGATGCCTCTAAGCCGCCAGGTCCCGGGGGCAGGCAGGGGCAAATGAATCAATGAACTGCTGAATAAAATGAAGCAatggagaatgaggaaaatCGCGAAATGTATTATAAAGGGTAAATGTTcttcattggtggtggtggtggtggtggtggtgttagtggtggtggttggtggtggtggtggtggtggtgacggtaacGACGATGAAAATGCTGAAGATAAtgacaatggtaataataatgatactactactactactactactactactactacttacaataatacagtaataataaaaataatatcacaCTATCACAGGATTACACTGTTTCACTCTGGCAGACGAAACTGCTTCAGGTAAGTAACACTGAATAATATTCTAGTTTATTACTGTCTCTGCT is a genomic window containing:
- the LOC135088913 gene encoding DNA-binding protein D-ETS-3-like codes for the protein MEFKLIEPEEVARRWGLQKNRPAMNYDKLSRSLRYYYEKGIMQKVAGERYVYKFVCDPEALLTLGFGGGEGGRGGRGQDVGGAAGGATGHYDRRGSLKVFPHHYYPRAAAAASYAAAAAWSTGSPGAAAAAQHLLAPHVTWSSPPATQYDLASYSQFAKFGYDYLPDHVTSSLTMQKDDLKNMNANLGMERGMEAGYCDYSLAHVEKPKFDPLVQSVRGGPMVSAHHHHHHHPGAAGVGVVGVTHDATTGLPTPTGEVTHDPMTQLQACARSHHLHACVR